Genomic segment of Cronobacter dublinensis subsp. dublinensis LMG 23823:
TCTGTGGCTCGACGTGCAGTGGTATATCCACGAAGCGCTGCTGAAATCGGGCCAGGAGACGCTGGCGGGCATTATTCGCGCCGATCTCGCCGGCTTACTGAACCGACTGCCGGGCCTTGAGACGCTGGCGTTTAATGACGGCACGCCGTTCGCCGATGAAGTGACGCAGCACTGGATAGCGCAGCAGGTACGCGAGATGCCCGGCGCTGATGAGACGCACGTCGCCGACGCGCATGCCGCCGATGACGACGAGGTACTGCAACTCGAACCGGAAGCCGTCTCGCTTGCCGACAGCGACGGCATCGACGCCGCGCTCGGCTGGCTTCAGACCCGGCCCGCGCTCACCTCAGCGCGCCAGCGCTGGCTGCTGCGTCTGCTGATGGCACGTCTCGCCGAGCAGTACGGTAAAAATGAACTCGCGCTGCATTTGCTGGCCGAACTGCAAACGTCGGCAAGCGTCCTGACCCTGCCGCAGTGGGAGCCCGCGCTGCTGTTTGAAGTGAGCGCCCGGCGGCTGCGGCTGCTACGCATGAAGGCCGGGCGTAGCGAGACAGATAAAGCGCGCCTGCAGGCTGATATGGAAGCATTGCTGGCGACGCTTATCGCCATCGATCCGGCGCGCGCCGCCGTGTTGTGTAGCTAAGTTTCACTCAGGGAAGGAGAACGCGATGCCCGAAAGCCATTACGCCCCGTCACTCTACGACATCCTCTACGGCAATTTCGCGGGAGGCCTGGCGCTGCATGACGTCAGCGAGGAAAACCAGGTCATCCTGTCGGTGCTCGACAACATGCAGCGCATCCTCAACACCCGCGCCGGTAGCCTTAAGCATCTGCCGGATTACGGCCTGCCGGATATGGCCAAGATTCTCCAGGGGATGCCCGGCACGGCGCATGAACTCATCAGCGCGCTCTCTGCGGTGCTGCTGAAATATGAGCCGCGGCTCAGGCGCCTGAACGTCGTGTTGCTGGCGCAGACCACGCCTGGCGAGCTGCGCTACGCCATTGA
This window contains:
- the tssE gene encoding type VI secretion system baseplate subunit TssE codes for the protein MPESHYAPSLYDILYGNFAGGLALHDVSEENQVILSVLDNMQRILNTRAGSLKHLPDYGLPDMAKILQGMPGTAHELISALSAVLLKYEPRLRRLNVVLLAQTTPGELRYAIDAELKGVGLVRYGTEFMPEGRVLIRHLKQQQLMDNRAAL